One segment of Brassica napus cultivar Da-Ae chromosome C3, Da-Ae, whole genome shotgun sequence DNA contains the following:
- the LOC111211305 gene encoding putative pentatricopeptide repeat-containing protein At1g02420, which produces MMILKRQCDSGVPSLGLSTSFLHSVAIDSSDAKLVPNDDSEAVYRMINGSNVRGELKESLSSSGIHLSKDLIDRVLKRVRFSHGNPLQALEFYRYAGAHSSFSLDTMLYILGRNRKFDQIWDVLIEAKRNDRSLITPRTMQVVLGRVAKLCSVRHTVESFWKFKRLLPHFFDTSASFNALLRTLCQEKTMTDARNVYHSLKHQFHPDLHTFNILLSGWRSSEDAEAFFQEITKEKGLKPDVVTYNSLIDVYCKDREIGKAYKLIDQMREEDVTPDVITYTTIIGGLGLIGQPDKARQVLKEMKEYGCYPDVPAYNAAIRNYCIARRLGDADKLVDEMVKKGLSPNATTYNLFFRVLSLSNDLGRSWELYVRMLGNGCLPNTQSCMFLIKMFKRHEKVDMALQLWEDMVVKGFGSYSLVSDVLLDLLCDLAKVDEAEKCLLEMVEKGHRPSNVSFKRIKLLMELANKHEELSNLKQKMAVFSTEIQ; this is translated from the coding sequence ATGATGATACTCAAGCGGCAGTGTGATTCTGGCGTTCCCAGTCTCGGTCTCTCTACATCATTTCTTCACAGTGTGGCAATAGATTCTTCGGATGCGAAGCTCGTGCCTAACGATGACTCGGAAGCTGTTTACCGGATGATCAATGGCTCAAATGTGCGAGGAGAGTTGAAGGAATCGTTGAGCTCCAGTGGAATCCACTTGTCAAAGGACTTAATCGATAGGGTTTTAAAAAGAGTGAGGTTCAGTCACGGAAACCCTCTTCAAGCCCTGGAGTTCTATAGGTACGCTGGTGCTCACTCCTCCTTTTCCCTCGACACGATGCTCTATATCCTCGGTAGAAATCGAAAGTTCGATCAGATCTGGGATGTTTTGATTGAAGCTAAGCGAAATGATCGGTCTTTGATTACCCCTAGGACGATGCAAGTGGTTTTAGGTAGAGTGGCTAAGCTGTGTTCCGTTAGACACACCGTTGAGTCCTTCTGGAAGTTTAAGAGATTGCTGCCTCATTTCTTCGACACTAGTGCTTCTTTCAATGCTCTCTTGAGAACTCTTTGCCAAGAGAAGACTATGACCGATGCTAGGAATGTCTATCACTCTTTGAAGCATCAGTTTCACCCCGACTTGCACACTTTTAACATTCTTTTGTCCGGCTGGAGATCATCCGAAGATGCTGAAGCTTTCTTCCAGGAAATTACGAAAGAAAAGGGCCTCAAACCTGATGTCGTTACCTACAACTCCTTGATTGATGTGTATTGCAAGGACAGAGAGATTGGTAAAGCTTACAAGCTGATTGATCAGATGCGTGAGGAGGATGTAACTCCCGATGTTATAACTTACACTACCATTATAGGCGGTTTGGGGTTAATAGGCCAGCCTGATAAAGCTCGCCAGGTTTTGAAGGAAATGAAGGAGTATGGATGTTATCCTGACGTTCCTGCTTATAACGCTGCTATAAGAAACTATTGCATAGCCCGGAGGCTTGGGGATGCAGATAAGTTGGTGGATGAGATGGTGAAGAAAGGTTTGTCTCCCAACGCCACTACTTATAATCTGTTTTTCCGTGTTCTGTCTCTATCTAATGATTTGGGACGGTCTTGGGAGCTGTATGTGAGAATGTTGGGGAATGGGTGTTTGCCAAACACTCAGTCTTGTATGTTCTTGATTAAGATGTTTAAGAGACACGAGAAAGTGGATATGGCGTTGCAGTTGTGGGAAGATATGGTGGTAAAAGGTTTTGGTTCTTATAGTTTGGTTTCGGATGTGCTTTTGGATTTGCTTTGTGATTTGGCTAAGGTAGACGAGGCTGAGAAATGTTTGCTTGAGATGGTTGAGAAGGGACATAGACCGAGTAATGTCTCTTTTAAAAGGATCAAGTTGTTGATGGAGCTAGCAAATAAGCACGAAGAGCTTAGTAATTTGAAACAGAAGATGGCTGTTTTCAGTACAGAGATTCAGTGA
- the LOC106353575 gene encoding probable LRR receptor-like serine/threonine-protein kinase At5g37450, whose amino-acid sequence MMSTAGLILLVLSSCCLSLLDAQQITHPLDVSALHAVRRKLKDPMNHLQDWKKTDPCASNWTGVFCIADPSDGYLHVKELRLLNLNLTGTLAPELSHLANLTILNFMWNNLTGQVPPEVGNLTHLIFLLLSGNKLTGPLPQELGSLSNLLILQIDYNGISGDLPTSLANLKKLKHFHMNNNSITGQIPPEYSSLPDVLHFLMDNNKLTGYLPPELSQMASLKIIQLDNNNFVGTEIPSSYGKIPNLVKLSLRNCNLEGPVPDMSRSPVLYYLDLSSNKLTGEIPNKRFSGNVTTINLYNNMLNGSIPSNFSGLARLQRLSLKKNNLSGEIPVIWEKMSFTAEAKLILDLRYNLFTNVSNVLNPPSNVTVKLYGNPVCARVNETNVADLCGVSTTVDVVESPGSSSDNSSTTGECKRQSCPLSENYEYVIGSPVPCFCAAPIGIGLRLRSPSFSDFRPYTVAYMLDVASNLGINLYQLSIESFSWQSGPRLAINMKVFPDLNSKFNTTELPRIVDFFATFSLDTDDSLGPYEIIYINLLGPYKDVTLNLYPSKSGMSKGVKIGVIVGGTIAFFLGLSFLALLLFFIKRKAKQQQEPIVPKSPINMESVKGYNFMELDTATSSFSDLSQIGRGGYGKVYRGHLPCGLIVAVKRAEKGSLQGQKEFYTEIELLSRLHHRNLVSLLGYCDQKGEQMLVYEFMPKGSLQDALSARFREPLSFGLRLRIALGSARGVLYLHTEADPPIIHRDIKPSNILLDNKMNPKVADFGISKLIALDGGGVQRDHVTTIVKGTPGYVDPEYYLSHRLTEKSDVYSLGIVFLEILTGMPPISHGRNIVREVKEAWEAGMMLSVIDESMGQDYSEEGVKRFMELAIRCCRDEPVERPGMLEIVRELENLFTKEEKPYSSPSVQSSSASGMSGFFAPGLGSYNNNNTFSQFTANELVSGVIPSIAPR is encoded by the exons ATGATGAGTACGGCCGGCCTCATTCTGCTGGTGTTGTCTTCTTGTTGCTTGTCTTTGCTGGATGCCCAACAGATCACTCATCCGCTTGATG TTAGTGCTCTGCACGCTGTTCGTCGCAAACTGAAGGACCCTATGAATCATCTTCAAGACTGGAAAAAGACGGATCCATGCGCCTCTAATTGGACCGGTGTTTTCTGCATCGCCGATCCTTCCGATGGATATCTTCATGTTAAAGAGTT GCGGTTGCTCAACTTAAACCTCACAGGAACACTTGCACCTGAACTCAGCCATCTAGCGAACCTCACCATATT GAACTTCATGTGGAACAATCTAACGGGTCAGGTTCCACCAGAAGTAGGCAACTTGACTCATCTCATCTTCTT GCTACTAAGTGGAAATAAACTGACGGGGCCTTTGCCTCAAGAACTCGGCTCTCTTTCCAATCTCTTAATCCTTCAGATAGACTACAACGGCATCAGCGGAGACCTTCCAACGTCATTAGCAAATCTGAAAAAACTGAAGCACTT CCACATGAACAACAACTCAATCACGGGTCAGATTCCCCCTGAGTACTCTTCCTTACCTGACGTTCTGCACTT CTTGATGGACAATAACAAGCTAACTGGATATCTTCCACCTGAGCTCTCTCAGATGGCAAGCTTAAAAATTAT ACAACTGGACAATAACAACTTTGTTGGGACAGAGATCCCATCTTCCTATGGAAAGATACCCAATCTCGTCAAACT GAGTCTCAGAAATTGCAATTTAGAAGGACCCGTTCCTGATATGAGCAGATCACCGGTTCTCTATTACTT AGATCTATCTTCCAACAAACTCACAGGAGAGATTCCCAACAAGAGGTTTTCTGGGAACGTCACAACTAT TAACCTGTACAACAATATGCTCAACGGATCCATCCCTTCAAATTTTTCAGGCCTTGCACGTTTGCAGAGACT GTCTCTGAAGAAGAACAACTTAAGCGGGGAGATTCCTGTGATATGGGAGAAGATGAGCTTTACTGCAGAGGCAAAACTGATCCT GGACTTGAGGTACAACTTGTTTACAAATGTGTCAAACGTTCTAAACCCTCCTTCCAATGTCACGGTCAA GCTTTACGGAAACCCAGTTTGTGCAAGAGTAAATGAGACAAACGTAGCTGATCTCTGTGGCGTCTCAACAACAGTAGACGTGGTGGAATCACCTGGAAGTTCGTCGGACAACTCGAGCACCACGGGAGAGTGCAAACGACAATCCTGCCCCTTGAGCGAAAACTACGAATACGTGATTGGTTCTCCAGTTCCATGTTTCTGCGCTGCACCAATTGGGATTGGACTTCGGCTTAGGAGTCCAAGTTTCTCTGACTTTCGACCTTACACAGTGGCCTACATGCTCGATGTGGCATCCAATCTCGGGATAAATCTCTATCAGCTGTCTATTGAATCATTCTCGTGGCAATCGGGTCCAAGGCTAGCCATCAACATGAAGGTTTTTCCAGATTTGAACAGTAAATTCAACACAACGGAGCTTCCACGCATTGTTGACTTCTTTGCAACTTTCTCTCTGGATACCGACGATTCTCTGGGCCCCTACGAGATTATCTATATCAACCTCCTGGGTCCTTACAAAGACG TTACTCTCAACTTATACCCGAGTAAGTCGGGAATGAGCAAAGGTGTCAAAATTGGAGTCATTGTAGGAGGAACCATTGCTTTCTTCCTTGGATTATCCTTTCTAGCGttgctcctcttcttcatcaagagAAAAGCTAAGCAACAACAAGAGCCGA TCGTCCCTAAATCTCCAATTAACATGGAAAGCGTGAAGGGTTACAATTTCATGGAACTTGATACAGCAACAAGCAGTTTCAGTGATCTGTCTCAGATTGGCAGAGGAGGCTATGGGAAGGTCTACAGAGGGCATTTACCATGTGGCCTGATTGTGGCGGTCAAACGTGCAGAGAAAGGATCTCTTCAGGGCCAAAAAGAGTTCTACACAGAGATCGAGTTGCTCTCACGGTTACACCACCGAAACCTTGTTTCTTTGCTCGGCTACTGCGATCAGAAAGGAGAACAG ATGTTGGTATATGAGTTCATGCCCAAGGGTTCTCTTCAAGACGCACTCTCTG CGAGGTTCAGAGAGCCGCTGAGTTTCGGGCTAAGGTTGAGAATAGCACTGGGGTCAGCGAGGGGGGTTTTGTATCTGCACACAGAGGCGGACCCGCCAATAATCCATCGAGACATCAAACCCAGCAACATTCTTCTGGACAACAAGATGAACCCTAAAGTGGCAGACTTTGGAATCTCAAAGCTCATAGCACTAGACGGTGGAGGTGTGCAAAGGGATCACGTAACTACCATCGTCAAAGGCACCCCT gGATACGTGGATCCAGAATACTACTTGAGCCACAGGCTGACAGAGAAGagtgacgtctacagcttgggcattgtgtTTCTGGAGATTCTGACAGGAATGCCCCCAATCTCACACGGGAGGAACATCGTCCGAGAGGTGAAGGAAGCATGGGAAGCCGGGATGATGTTGTCGGTGATAGACGAGAGCATGGGGCAGGACTACTCTGAGGAGGGGGTGAAGAGATTCATGGAGCTGGCCATCAGATGCTGCCGGGATGAACCAGTAGAGCGCCCAGGGATGCTGGAGATCGTGAGGGAGCTGGAGAACCTGTTTACAAAGGAAGAGAAGCCATATTCAAGCCCTTCGGTGCAATCTTCTTCTGCTTCGGGAATGTCAGGCTTCTTCGCTCCAGGGCTTGGctcttataataataataatacattcTCACAATTCACAGCTAACGAACTCGTCAGTGGAGTCATCCCCTCCATCGCACCCCGCTAG
- the LOC111211307 gene encoding cytochrome c oxidase assembly protein COX11, mitochondrial-like codes for MSWSKACRGTRFSSYLENIHRTSRTVPLVPCPRYGACNGNQHNLLSKRELWGSSSSFSHSKSMLLGGAHRHYSTHSITESKSKKMLYYLTAVVFGMVGLTYAAVPLYRTFCQATGYGGTVQRKETVEEKIARHSESGTVTEREIVVQFNADVADGMQWKFTPTQREVRVKPGESALAFYTAENKSSAPITGVSTYNVTPMKAGVYFNKIQCFCFEEQRLLPGEQIDMPVFFYIDPEFETDSRMDGINNLILSYTFFKVSEETTTTDSVDNKSSVPVQETN; via the exons ATGTCATGGTCCAAGGCATGTAGAGGGACTCGATTTTCTTCATATTTAGAGAACATTCATCGAACATCGAG GACTGTGCCTCTTGTTCCCTGCCCTCGTTATGGAGCTTGTAATGGCAATCAGCATAATCTCCTAAGCAAGAGAGAGCTTTGGGGAAGCTCATCTTCGTTTTCTCACTCTAAATCCATGTTACTTGGTGGTGCTCATCGCCACTATTCTACTCACTCGATAACAGAATCCAAATCGAAGAAAATGCTCTACTATCTCACTGCCGTTGTCTTTGGCATGGTTGGCCTAACTTACGCTGCTGTGCCTTTGTATAGAACATTCTGCCAAGCTACTGGTTATGGAGGTACTGTTCAACGCAAAGag ACTGTCGAGGAGAAGATTGCTAGACATTCAGAATCTGGCACCGTCACTGAAAG GGAGATTGTGGTGCAGTTCAATGCTGATGTTGCAGATGGGATGCAGTGGAAGTTCACTCCAACTCAAAGAGAG GTTAGAGTAAAGCCTGGAGAAAGCGCACTCGCCTTTTACACTGCTGAAAACAAAAGTTCAGCCCCAATAACCGGAGTCTCCACATACAATGTCACTCCCATGAag GCAGGAGTTTATTTCAACAAGATACAGTGTTTTTGCTTTGAGGAACAGCGACTTCTTCCTGGAGAACAGATTGACATGCCG GTGTTCTTCTACATTGATCCTGAATTTGAGACTGATTCAAGAATGGACGGAATCAACAACTTGATATTGTCTTACACGTTCTTCAAAGTGTCCGAGGAAACTACTACTACAGATTCAGTCGACAATAAAAGCTCTGTTCCAGTTCAAGAAACCAATTAA